The sequence aattaacaaacattctactagattcCATACGAGATGATCGACTTCATTGAACAGCGTTGCTGGGAATTCGTGCACGCTTATCAAACTCAAGAAGAAAGCGATATGCTgtggtttacaatattatttgaagaTGGCTGGACAAAATTTATGGTTTGGTATCAGAAAATTGTAGAAGGAATCGCTACTATTTGTGTTGGTAACCcgtttcaaataaatgtaagtGTTATAGGTACAGTCGAACAATTATCCTCGAGTTGTTTTTAATCGataactgaatattattatcgcgtTTAAGGATATTTATGAGCGACTTGATGCTTTGGAACGTAAAATTAAGACATTTTGTCCACAATTTTTCATCGACGGCGATACAAATCTGTGGATTATAAAACCATCTAATTGTTGTTCCGGTATAGGAATAATATTGGAGagacgtttaaaaaatattttgaaaactattaaagATACTAACAGTTTCAATAAATCATACGTTATAcagaaatatataggtaaagagtttaaaataaaaaaataaaatacacttattaacgatatttttaaaaattattctgagTGGAACTCATAggctttttactaaaaaatgggTTTAATTGTACTAATTGTAGGCAGGAAGTATAggctaaatatttttacagtttattattgattattatttatctttattttatcgaAAGGTACTTGAGTATTCAATAATGAATggttttaaaacaattgaagtttaattataaatctataaatgtaCACCGTTTATATTTTCTTACTATCACTTTAAATTGGTATGCGTTTAAAgttcgtaaaataaaaataacacacaatTATAAAACTAACTGTATGCATTGCGCcactcagaattttttttttcaaaaatatataatacacatattgtatattatataaatttagtataataaacaataattatataacatgatTAAGATTTAAAACTCTTGATGTATAAACAGGTGGAGGACCCATCCATTGATGGCACTCCTGAAACTAGAAGTTTGTTAATGtagtaattgtaaattattattctactaattaaatttattaaatttgttttagaaaGGCCATTGCTTATATCTAAAGTCAAAGTGGATTTGAGACAATACTTTTTAGTTACAAACACGAATCCCATACAAATATGGATGtacaagtaaattatatttttaattgattaatattcttCTATGATCGTAcctatagaattattaaatagttaaatgctttttgatgtaaattttatttatttcgtattcGTAATTCGTATAGATACAAGTAAAAAATTCAGCTGAAaaccgaaaattaaaaatattttttttttttttttaatacaaactcAGGAGATCTTTGCCATCACATTttgctaatattattttgatatcaaattactaaaattaataacaaaatgcataaaccgtttttataataataatagctccaacataaataactttatcataatattgtcaaatttattttagctgataaaatgtaaattatgaatattattttcaacattgggGTATACACTTACATCTGTGTAGTGAGAGGTTTATCCTTAAAGTACCACCCTATTAGCCCTTATTGTCGGCTAAAAGCCTGCAAGAAACTATAGTATAcgttatattgatttaaataaaatgcataataggATGGTCGCTTGTTTATATATGCAATGTGATATaacaaataatctaaaattgcatattttaaccaatgaaaaattgtatagttattggTTCTTGGttttggtacctatataaattgtatcattGTAGAGCAATCGTATAGTgctataattacaaaatagtcTATAACgcattacaattaatttatatgaatgacAATTTTGTGCAGGGAAGGATATGTACGATTTTGTTCCAAGAAGTTTACAGTTCAAGATTTAGGAGAAGAGATTCATCTCAGCAATGTCAGAGTTCAATCAATGAATAGAAAATATAGAATAGCCGGTGTACCGGAGGAATGTATGTGGGACTATAAGCAATTTAAAGAATATCTGAAATCAATTAAGAAAGGCGACAAGTGGGATACATCAATATATCCTACAATCTGTGAAACATTATCGACAGTCGTCATAGAGTCTTTTAGGACAGCACAGGACAGCAGGAAAGCGTTTGGTTTTCAATTGTTTGGGGCAGATTTCATGTTAACAGAAAATTTAGAACCATggttaatagaaattaatagtAGTCCTGGCTTGAATCCAACTACGAGTATCATTGCAAGAATTGCATCGGCGTTATTAACAGATATCATCAAAggtttgttaattattacaaattatattatattttagtaaccgAATTATTTTGGTTTAAGTATAGTACATATCATACACAACATTAGAATTCGTGGTAAacatgttttatacatttataattactatcaatatacaatacatataacgtataatatatatcatatcaatttgtacaatttatttgcATACTATACGTTTTTACTCGGCTTATTTGAacgtgtaaattttaaataatatagttcaaaaaaaataaaacacttgtTTATTTAACTCTTTTATAATGCTCATTTTAAGATTtctgttttaattgtatttttagttaCGGTGGATTTCCCACTTAATTCAAATGCAGATACTGGACTTTTCGAGAACATTTACACTGACAAACTTGTGAAACATTGTAACACGGAGAAAAACAttacaaaagaatattattaccaCCAGTCGCcccaaaaaacaaaacaattaaataaacaaagccACAAAGACACTGAacagaagaaaaagaaaattgcgagataaatactttaatatgtaggtaagagattatcaatttatttaaattttaaaatgttttaaaatgtcattttcGGAATATAGAATTTTgtaaatactcaaaaaaattTCTCCTGTGAAGCGGTCAATTATGGTCATGTATTTTAACTCATCacggaaattaatatttaaaaaccccagtgaaataataaaaagtaattgaatTTGACGTTCTTAAAGTCTTACTTTAGACGTATagcactatgtatatatatttaacataatatattaatatataaagcgACTAGCAAGCTGACTCCTCCGTAGTATAGTGGTAACTGGTAAATATCCCCGTCTGTCACGCGGGAGACCGGTGTTCGATTCCCCGCCGGGGAGCCATTTGACGCATCAAATTTACGCGTCATTTTTACGGTCATAGGAGAGATATCGAGaattaagttgaaaaaattaCGCACGGTACGGCATTTGAACCCGCGACCAACGAGACTGGGGTGACAATCTCGTAACAATGAGCCACCGCGGTCTTATCAGCTTAACCTCGATATTCTCCTATATCTGGGCCTGAGTGGCAGTGTGTACGGCTGAGGAGAAGCGCAGGCGCTAAGGCCATGTCAAAGCCGCgaggtacataaatataaggttattgtgttgaattttatttattatcctaGTTTTATGCATTTGATTTTGTAAAACCAAAAAAGAAAAGCTAAAAGCATACACGGGATGATTCTTTTACCAAGAaccattcattatttcaaaaagtattcatgtttttgaaaacatttttttacatagtttcaagttgttaaaaattcaacgtttttattaaaaaattatatttttaaatattttttatccttatatttttttaagtttcttaCTTTTTTGGATGACaaaatagagttttaatttcatactctaaagtaaaataattttttgattagtattttgatacataaaaattgaatttaaagtttagacaaacTGAGTAGTGGACTCCACTCCGCACATCTAAACgttgaatatttataactaactcataaactacttgccccaaattcgatttttatgtaataaaatactcaaaacattattctgctttggaatataaaattaaaactacgaagtcattcaaaaaagtatgaaaacttaaaaaacataaggataaaaaatatttaaaaacatatttttttaaataaaacgttgatttttttaacaacttgaaacaatgtaaaaaaatattttcaaaaacatgagtacttttgaaataatgagcggttcatgataaaaaaaatcgccCTGTATATTATGCTTTTAGTTTGTCTTTTTTGGTTTTACAAAATCAAATGCATAAAACTAAgatatagtaaatacaattcAACACAATAACCTTAAATTTATGTACCTCGCGGCTTGCTAGTCgctttatgtattaatatattatgttatatatatagttacatagtGCTATACGTCTAGGTGAGATCTTAAGAACGTTTattcaattactttttattatttcgctgaggttttaaaatattaacttaccgTGATGAGTTAAAATACATGACCATAATTGACCGCTTTACAGGAGAaatttttttgagtatttacAAAATTCTATGTTTCAAAAATGACCTTTGAATAACattctaaatttgaataaatcaataatctcttacacaaaataatactgcacatatgtatataaatctagtataatataattattaggactaagattaaaatataatgaaaaattgtacctgagacattaattatattcatcaaaatatacaaaacaaatattttttaattacaaagtatttttattttacttatacataacaataactaatttttacacaaaaatcataaattaattttcaatttattattatttgttataatcattatttattattatattgaataatacataCTGTAATGATATGttctttcaaattttaaaatacgaacAACTGGTGATTAAAACGCAGAATGGATTTATATTGACTAAAATTCTGTGTTTGAAACcgaataaagtattaaatataaatgtaagtacGTACCTTCACAGCAACTTATATATCGTACTAGTGAAAACAAATGTTTAAGTAATCTTATTATCTTACCGATAAGAATCGGTCGTCCAACCAAGATAAGATTAGATAGTATATTTACGAAAATTCGACAAAGAACCcaataattatagacatttaaaattaataccatttaaaattcatgagatttaaaaaaatttaaatatgcaattatgtgcaaaaaaataattattctatttaaacGAGAATAAGCCAAATTGTGGACACGTCGTCTGACAGTATTAATCAATTTTGACTTAAGAAAAAAGAATACAAATGCATAGAAATCCTATCTCTTATgattactatacattatttgtttgacattatttataaaaataacttttaaaataataaaattgtaataaaagttatttaattacttattaaaatatcttcataaaattgtattaaaatgtttaaagactCTAATACTAAAACACTGAGTGTctgagttattaataaaatatacacaatcaAGTTTCACgagctttataatttaaataactttgtattttatgtattttaagtatttattttataacaatttaaatgggtacaatttatttttaatttatttttattttaatacaacaatgatacacacaattttaaattaattaatagtaataaaaaaattcgaacaatataatattatataataatagtaaaaacagtttataatgaggatttaatgtgtttataattaaagattatgCCTTTGGCTAAAAGTGTATTTAGAACTGCCAATATAGGAGGTACCTTATCGGGCTAATAATAGAATTCAAGTATGAAACGAATCGGtataaaataatggaaataGATGGAAACAAATTCTTAGTGTTGACTTtggttgtttacattttttctcGGATTGAACGTTTATGTTTcagagtatacactatacaatatacatccacTATTTAAGGAGTTTAATAGTGAAAATGTAAATGTCATTttctagaaaaattaaaatatttaaatacataaatgagTATATACACAATAGATTTGCTATGCACAAAGCTGAATTAAGGGAGAAGGACTATAGTCCAGGGCCCCCTTAAAAAAGGTGTCTAGTAtatcaataaacaaatacatataaacattttttttttttgaaaattagggCCCCCAAAAATGGAATAGCTCAGGGCCACTATTGCATTAGCCTAGGTCTGGGCTATGTATCATTGTTAAATTCAGTGCCGCAACTTGGTATATATTGGCGGGTGTGCAAGCAAATATTATAGGGCCCATTTAGCCAAGGACATAAATACCCAATATAgatccttaaaaatataactttctgTTTTTagctatatacattattgtacataGATGGATGAGGAGTAAAATGACTAGTAGTTCCTAAAACAGTCTATTGGTCTTACAATTTCATTAGGATAAAATTGGTAAATTggtaaatatcaataatgttttgaataaaattattaatatgaaaatatgtttcttgtaccattattttttgtgcttattgtattgttgttataaatgtCACTACACAAAGTGATTTTTCAAATATGCTCACTctatttttatgcttaaatcatgcgtatattcaaattttgatttttttttaaatttttaaatgtaattatagacGATATTTTCGAGTTCttatatttttcacaatatttaagGAGTATCCTGTATTCCTGTGGTGGtactaactttatttttttaaatgagaacatatatgtttcatgttttaaagcaaaatgtgaatcaagtaatttttttgaaaatgttgacgtattgTAATCGAAATTTGAACATAAACTTTCggagttatttattatactttaaatactaagGAATGAGGATAATATTCCatgttttgaaaactattaGGTGGTGGAATATTAATCTATAAGCatttagtaataagtatataaagataatattattacaatattaagtatatgtattaaaacatgtttattCGCTGTAATTTACGCTAATGGTACTTTTGCATTGAAGTTGGCTCCTATAATTGTTGCACACACATATACGCTGAATATGCAGAGGTAATTACTACAAAGAcggtaacaataattaaattattgtttttttttttttttttaggaataaaCTTACCGGGTGAGCTGACGAGctgactaataataatacttattatataaataaaaggaggataaatatacacaaaacaccatgcacacataatataatgttaatcacCAAATTCAATACAAGATGTAAACTGAAAAGTGTATAGTGAGTTGTTGACGATGAACATAATGATTTTCGGCGTCGAGCTGCATACAAGAGGTTGTAGTCATTTAATGTAAGTGGTAAACGATACAACGAATTTGGGCTCAAACGACGACGTTAGGTGATCCTTTTACTCAGTAAAAACAAAAGCTTATgacttatgacttatgagcGATGAGGTATTGCCAAGTGTCGCCGAGTTGAACGACATCTAAACAGGTATACATTAGAAGCACATTAACGTGTGTAAGCACTTTAATGTAATTTACGGCAACAACAGACTCCACGTAAATACATATAACCGTAATGACCGCTATGACCGATAATTTATCGGCACAAAAATGTTCGTACGTGTACTAAAAGTCCTGTAATGTATTTAAACGGTATTTCGGAAATGCGTTGCACTGTTTCCGTACGACAATATGATGGTAACGAACTAATTAATAACATtcgcaaacatattatatataacgagAATAATAAGGCCCTTAGCCCTTGTTGTGTAACCGATTAACAATCGTCGAAAATAAAGGCCCATCAATATGCATTACAAATATATGGGCGTGCGCACAATGATAGCAGTGTGTGATTTTTGTCACCGCCGAACGATTTGGATGGATTTGTAAGGAGTGAACGGATCCAAGCTGAGTTAccgtataatgattaataacaaataaattggtAATCCaataagtgtattattaattatcaaactaatttttttttttttttacagataaaacCCTTCGTACACGATAGACAACACATACAGGCGCAACCGCAATAgcgtaatattataaccatagaTACGAATCAGATGCCCATAAATCAAAATCTCATAACTGATGTCCAATTTCACTGTTACTGTAAATACTCAAATCGGACCGCGCCCTAATGTTCTACTGTTAATctgtttatcattattcatattgTCATGTTAAGTAAACGACCcagtggttaaaaaaaaaattcgcacGAAGAAAACACTTTTACTGTTCAAGACTAGTAAAAAGTGccaaaaaataaacgatttttttaaatccaaaaaataattcgaaatctaaaataaatgaattaatagcATGTAAGTGATGGTTCAatgatattaatgtaatattataatgtattacctattataattaaggaatatatttaaaagcaaatggaatttttttctgaatgtctgaaaacattgcatttcaatctcaaatttaatttcatatatcaAGGAATTAAAAAGTGTAACtcttattttgcatttttttttacatttttagtacatttttttatgttttcaagtcattattatataggaatgaatataattcgataaaaattaagcaGTACCTGATTATACAGTGCTTATATTATGAAACACAAGGTAAAAGTATAACGAATGTATCAATCTAAAACCTAATTTGTACATTCATTTTTAGTGAAGAGTAAAAAGAAAATAGGAGAACTagaagataataaaaattatacgaataattaacACTTAtctaagaataaaaatgtatataattaaacaaattttttcaatactaaaaataattttagaagaatttttataatgcattaaatggtatttttttaataaattttttttgttttttaaggaatttaaaTACGTcccctacctatatatactaaattatctaTTGTGATTTGTAGTTGACCTTTTCACAAAGAATAACTATAGGATTTTACGTGTCCCGTTATAATGATgctaatataggtacacagaAACAcagatatatactaatattgtataaaatttatttaaaaatgttgactaCATGATCTCGTAAGACAAATAAACGGGccagtaaaaatattcaatgccCCCGACTCGAAACTCTGCGCACGTCTATGAATGCAATACAATATcgatgataataaaatgtattaaatcggAGTAACACTGATGCGCACAGGCAGATCGAATATAGCGCACGGTATCTTCTGACCAATGAACAGAGCTGCTGTTGACTAGAatcagaataattaattatgcattaaaaaacatattattcacatacctacaaatgtataatatttacgctAGTGAATTTATATCTGTCTGATATCCTATATAATGTCCGTCATGTCTGTGTCCGGTAGTCATCGATGCCGTGTGCACCTGCATTATGACCGGAAACTATACACGGGTACCGGCACACTGCAGACATTTTTTGTTCCAAGCCACTTATCGTACGGTATCGACGGAATCGGCATCGTATCGGCAATGCCGCTAATCGTCCGTAACGCTGGCCACCGCATACCGCCGTTTCACACTTCACGGGACACAATCCGATGAGCCACATGATCGTCTAGCGTGTACGCGCTCGATTGAATAACAACAGCGACTACGTCTCACAACATGCGGCAGACCCGTGCCGGTCCACGCAGTATATACCAGTATGGTACCGGTccggttgaaaaaaaaattgacttttttAACATTCTCGTGCAGTCACGAATATTATTTTGGCAACACACCTTATCGTGACTGTGAAGTCTCGAAGTTGAAAACTTATTCCTTCATCAGGAGCATACTTGGCGAACTaccctatatattattgttgtttattctCTACGTTTTTTCTCGAATCTCGttagacaataatattgtatatctattaccatattatgtggttttttgatgGAAAAAAAACTCTGTCATCCGGACATATCCATACAAATCTCTCAGGAATAAAATTCgagagaaatatataataactaaatatagattctaaataaagtatagtatatttatatttacaaattaaagggataaaattatttattgcatagttaatgtaagaataaaaaacattaatattatagttaatatcagAATTAAAAAGATTTAACCAGTTTATGGATCCTAattcctaaatattttataatagatttgtAATCACTAGATTTCCAGTCAAAAgcgtattcattaaaattcaaaatatcaattGGAGGACGCAGAGGATCAATGTGAAGTTTACGACATACattgtttttagtaataatagaaaaaaaattagataaaacaatcaaggataatatttttagtattaggtatgtaattatattgagaaagattaaaataaaattatttatttttaaaataaaggtcactatttaaaaagaaattgctGATGGTAAATAAAAATCGCATAACAACATAACATCTGTACTtggattatatttatcataaactgATTCAGCAATGTTAAAATAATCGATAAAAGTTGATTCATTAGATTTAATTAGTATGTGAACCGAACTCATAATAAGATTACATTGTTGAAGATTAATTAGAACAAATAAAAcctcgttgttattattacttattatatattacctattggtATGATTTGAGATAAGAGAGTATTGCGTATATCAATAAGAACACCACCACCTCTAGATAGTGAACTAGTATTAGAATTTCTATCAAATCTATAAACAGTATAACAATTATAGTCATGAAAACTCGGTTCATATGATTCAGTATTACATTTTAGCCACATTTCAATGAATAGGTACAAATGTATCATATAGACTCTACATAGTATAGTATACCAGGTAATTCTTTTATGATGAACCACTcagtatttcaaaaaatattaatgtttttgaaaatatatttattacatggtTTCTAGTTATTAACCGTTTTAATTTca is a genomic window of Rhopalosiphum padi isolate XX-2018 chromosome 4, ASM2088224v1, whole genome shotgun sequence containing:
- the LOC132930953 gene encoding tubulin glycylase 3A-like, giving the protein MCLRRWQNGRRTRYSSYIIMMHPSYGTGGGSKSKRTVSVAGIASDKTDKKKKVAIRKLSPPKEYKLMWNVDNYTRLMRISLQKECQANILHHSFQNDTVIRWPTTFEAPVLGEDVLAALTKRATDAIKAKRIFSIHGYYPIISQELKKRGWVEKRNPDIKPLNYDHLLTTLGSANNRAIFNIRSPPSLASTRESFIIENKENSYLWPIVKDVSANYIFTTNRFDVDWNKKNDKTIFSLLNSLSFCTKIGLAETVNTISKKANVKFPRTYNISDTKTMDFFIKDFKLTALFGSLKIILSSKYSQNSIFSRNGTIPYEMIDFIEQRCWEFVHAYQTQEESDMLWFTILFEDGWTKFMVWYQKIVEGIATICVGNPFQINDIYERLDALERKIKTFCPQFFIDGDTNLWIIKPSNCCSGIGIILERRLKNILKTIKDTNSFNKSYVIQKYIERPLLISKVKVDLRQYFLVTNTNPIQIWMYKEGYVRFCSKKFTVQDLGEEIHLSNVRVQSMNRKYRIAGVPEECMWDYKQFKEYLKSIKKGDKWDTSIYPTICETLSTVVIESFRTAQDSRKAFGFQLFGADFMLTENLEPWLIEINSSPGLNPTTSIIARIASALLTDIIKVTVDFPLNSNADTGLFENIYTDKLVKHCNTEKNITKEYYYHQSPQKTKQLNKQSHKDTEQKKKKIAR